A genomic window from Polaribacter gangjinensis includes:
- a CDS encoding LamG-like jellyroll fold domain-containing protein yields MKYIIVLLVFLFCCNDIFSQDKSGVKSVIGASSSQKKNIRNTRTQTVNGVNKTFTIESVNILVGSPYLGLTKGATSGAPSTQNYQKDLGFPWGIRYLYNTFSEDAFTVSKGYYSDRIEINWDIKKNQEKIVSIIVFRTEDITSTIPNWGNPLKILAADVGTFSDTNVEGGKLYRYKLLAKGVEAEGLEVQYSNFITGIGYRNPTGVITGNISYTGGNPVRDVLVTANPTGATLRFGSSLKLPTNSYISVPKLHKGLKDSITMQAWVKPLGNFTNDELVIFNLLGTGANESIPFSIALHNNILSAKVLNHTISLSNFIPSGEIDNKGDDVLIPINSINNAFNHFSVVLRNNEVPEIYINGRLISQEYIQKMNAVLAQNSSTASQTVAFSTTNKPVNINIHTDRPTWISFRSGGKKSAYIDELIVWETALNSSQIQRDYRRYLKGNESYLHTYIRANEKTGDFAYDLAHTGFNFHGNDAKLSHSPIAPSWANSEDNINNIPTNTQLGVLGVSDEFGNYVISSVPFSGNGDSFTIVPSLGKHEFNPKQVLVFLGVGSTVVNNVDFIDKSSFVFKGLVVYDSRGVFPATSDAPITGDIKEDESYNAYVIGNLKYQKGEYWAEKDKDGTIIQLNRYATIPVPDAYVYIDNIQAIDANNVPVQTDIHGRFTIEVPIGKHAISVSKSAHTFDFEGRFPARDSTIINGVTYFTNTYKDFFEDSDEPITFIDNTKITVIGRVVGGKIESDKTIGFGFDGKKTFTYNDTSGAEITTTYTSINNIGSAQLTLGYMPVGANSITNEYKTSFTTNNETGEFRVNLLPLSYIISQNDLRFVSGINPDNNPLLTADMPINFTAIKAFQYPTFVQGSTTITGEPYQEILKFTHIAIPQHNVINQTSDTTITADGINYTISPNQNPPIYTQFADYSISIQSLERYFNYDINPNDPEISVVPVVGSTLIKTNNLALENSESIKVSDLDPSILIYSFKGGIPNTDSATNFKRTLNLKIRSNGIDYPVINYKTEGIILGGVADGSQTFVTAGPEIPDFVLRDPPGSFSSASIEKGSSFSFLRENTSNTTIGNETNATVSLGFTLSVGGGLAGPVMESETVADTTTGILMQQSSSNGKSITNTYTFNQTITTNSDPDWIGSDADLYIGTSANQFYGTYDELVVSSTSTNSTPINVLNASGVSMILHPKINKALYFSESPEKTLFVYSQRNILNDVIPKYQNFIDQIDNGTLLENQNGVLSREAYVSSINLWRKIILNNELVKYQAFKNRNALKTSLDDIVESLKDPETGALSETAKQLKDLLDATFYENISFDAGVGEFTKGFSVERLTTSTLSYELQIDSSVAVAIGADFNDTGFQMETTTNNTGNSSNTNEDTSDETTTISYTLSDTDPGNIFSVDVINPFDGNGPIFITKAGETSCPYETEELSYFYNPNHENVKNPSALIINLPESERIPLSVATIAIERPEITVADADVSDIFEGRNAEFVLNLRNTSTINKDATFILMVDQSTNPDNADINIEPNGTLITIPAGKTVFYTMTLKKVKQDQYVYDNIRIFLKSSCDDDAIDEVFVSASFVPACSPVTIMEPSNNWLLNRNAAFDGVNTKPLNIKLGDYNTTFDSFEKINLEYRLKGTPNWARIKTYYKNQSDYDIALNGGDTDIELIVGNQLNYAWDIAGLGLPNGTYQLRARSSCYNNTTFESDIIEGNVDLTAPVVFTTPTPKDGILNLGDDITIKFNEPVKTNSTVTRFEFLIQKNQLPVEHGVSLAFNGESNKGTITKPAIANGDFSIEFWLKNSNPNGTSTLLMQENGLKIELLNNVLRYTIGNESIEAFIANDDTFNHYALSYDNSGLVLSIIENDIEVQSQQVSNRLQYTNSESIVIGGNTFKGNIHDLRFWKKYISREEAVANMNTILNGNEKSLLGYWPINEGNGNIANDLARFKSLVITNANWDIKPKGTSYEFDGTNYLNFDKANKVIISDEMDATLSFWMKTNQTTQGTVLSNGKGNTTDPIEANGFRNKWAISINANNNLELQTEGKTYSFGNKNINDDTWHHFALSLTRKGTIRMYVDGEQLGSFSSAEIGGFSSANLFLGARGQIQASGEIIIDNYFNGFVDELCIWNMARNAEQIKNDQFFELDYESTGLLLYSPLNKPEVTNSFGPKYYYPFNAFEKTSDYAVSNKSISFSEVTPGIKPFRPTESIVLNPIFNGSEIVLVPDIADWASIEGKVAHIKVSNLNDLSDNSQLSPVTWTAFINKNPVKWFIEGQSGIVNLMQRTNESMSFEITLINKGGVEQPYSIDLPNWISVSAKSGKLAPNTTLILNATVDKNLAIGSHNAVLSLTTNYGYNEQIHLDFRVLEKEPNLFLDPTKYTESMNIIGKLKLNAAFTDDFYDKVIAVVNGEVRGIASVVFDDTFNEYFVFLTIYSNQVSGENVIFYIWDASEGKLKEATLNDTLSIAFLADEIIGSYTNPAIFNNTLVTGQQLLLNQGWTWVSFNVNDERFNRLNNLTKDLVLNTGNLFQSYAPALLDVYQYDELNPSESSWNGTISSNGGITSDKMYKIKLSSPQNFNIKGIPVDLKTWFFDVSQNWNWLPYVVSKNTPIGEALANLNATEGDFIKSQSLFASFSSSVGWKGSLTYLKAGEGYMLRSNSAQRFTYPDYLNQTSAKNSFIKSNKKGDIEDDILPYQYAQFPNTMSIIAKLPDGFENLYFYNDMGQLKGNATTQDVNGNNLAFITVYGDKPEKLIAYIGSGNTKQVTNKLFSFSTDAIMGSILEPIIIDLLEDKITLYPNPFQSDLEIAINADEVGVAQITMNNMLGQLVYENTFDLKSGLNNLKINPNIANATYILRIKIAGETMVYRIIKN; encoded by the coding sequence ATGAAATATATTATTGTATTGCTTGTTTTTTTATTTTGTTGTAATGACATCTTTTCTCAAGACAAATCTGGTGTAAAATCTGTAATTGGAGCTTCCTCATCTCAAAAAAAGAACATAAGGAATACCCGAACACAAACTGTTAACGGAGTAAATAAAACTTTTACTATAGAGAGTGTTAATATTTTAGTGGGGTCCCCTTATCTAGGCTTAACAAAAGGAGCTACTTCTGGAGCCCCATCTACACAAAACTATCAGAAAGATTTGGGTTTCCCTTGGGGTATTCGTTACCTATACAATACATTTTCTGAAGATGCTTTTACAGTTTCTAAAGGCTACTACAGTGATCGAATAGAAATTAATTGGGATATAAAAAAGAATCAGGAAAAAATAGTAAGCATCATAGTTTTTAGAACTGAGGATATCACAAGTACAATACCCAATTGGGGAAATCCACTTAAAATATTAGCTGCGGATGTAGGTACTTTTTCAGATACCAATGTAGAGGGAGGAAAATTATATCGATACAAACTACTAGCAAAGGGTGTTGAGGCTGAAGGCTTAGAAGTTCAATACTCAAATTTTATTACAGGAATTGGGTATAGAAATCCAACAGGCGTTATTACTGGAAATATCAGTTATACTGGAGGAAATCCAGTAAGAGATGTGTTAGTTACTGCAAATCCAACAGGTGCTACTTTGCGTTTTGGGAGTTCACTAAAACTACCCACAAACAGTTACATTTCAGTTCCAAAATTGCACAAAGGATTAAAAGACTCTATTACAATGCAAGCTTGGGTAAAACCTCTAGGTAATTTTACCAATGACGAATTAGTTATTTTTAATTTATTAGGAACGGGAGCAAATGAATCTATCCCTTTTAGCATTGCGTTGCATAACAACATTTTATCTGCAAAAGTGCTAAATCACACCATTTCCTTAAGTAATTTTATTCCAAGTGGTGAAATAGATAATAAAGGCGATGATGTATTGATTCCCATAAATAGCATTAATAACGCTTTCAACCATTTTAGTGTCGTATTGAGAAATAATGAAGTTCCTGAAATTTATATAAATGGACGATTAATCTCTCAAGAATACATTCAAAAAATGAATGCAGTATTAGCGCAAAATAGTTCCACAGCATCACAAACAGTTGCGTTTTCAACGACAAACAAACCTGTTAATATAAATATTCACACAGATAGGCCAACATGGATTAGTTTTAGATCCGGAGGTAAAAAATCAGCATATATTGATGAATTAATAGTGTGGGAAACAGCACTAAATTCATCTCAAATTCAAAGAGATTACAGACGTTATTTGAAAGGAAATGAATCGTATTTACATACATATATCAGAGCTAATGAAAAAACAGGGGATTTTGCTTATGATTTAGCTCATACTGGTTTTAATTTTCATGGTAACGATGCTAAATTAAGTCATTCGCCCATAGCGCCTAGTTGGGCTAATAGTGAAGATAATATCAACAACATTCCAACAAATACTCAATTAGGGGTTTTAGGGGTTTCTGACGAGTTTGGCAATTACGTTATATCTTCTGTCCCCTTCAGTGGTAATGGAGATTCTTTTACAATTGTTCCTTCTCTTGGTAAGCATGAATTCAATCCAAAACAAGTATTGGTTTTTTTAGGAGTAGGATCAACAGTGGTAAATAATGTAGATTTTATTGATAAGTCTTCGTTTGTGTTTAAAGGATTGGTTGTTTATGATAGTAGAGGGGTTTTTCCAGCGACGTCAGATGCTCCTATAACAGGAGATATCAAAGAAGATGAATCATATAATGCATATGTAATAGGAAATCTTAAATATCAAAAAGGAGAATATTGGGCAGAAAAAGACAAAGATGGTACTATTATCCAATTAAATAGATATGCAACCATACCTGTGCCTGATGCATATGTTTATATTGATAATATCCAAGCAATTGATGCAAATAATGTTCCTGTTCAAACAGATATTCATGGTCGTTTTACCATCGAAGTTCCAATAGGAAAGCATGCAATTAGTGTAAGTAAAAGTGCACATACCTTTGATTTTGAAGGCCGATTTCCTGCTAGAGATAGTACTATAATAAATGGAGTAACCTATTTTACCAATACCTATAAAGATTTTTTTGAAGACAGCGACGAACCAATAACTTTCATAGACAATACCAAAATAACTGTTATAGGAAGAGTTGTAGGAGGAAAAATAGAATCCGATAAAACCATTGGATTTGGATTTGATGGTAAAAAAACATTTACATACAATGACACCTCAGGTGCAGAAATAACAACAACTTACACTTCGATTAACAATATTGGTAGCGCACAATTAACTTTAGGTTATATGCCTGTGGGTGCAAATTCAATAACAAATGAATATAAAACTAGTTTTACAACTAATAACGAAACAGGAGAGTTTAGGGTTAATTTATTGCCACTAAGTTATATAATTTCTCAAAATGATTTGAGGTTTGTAAGTGGTATAAATCCAGACAATAATCCACTTTTAACGGCAGATATGCCAATAAATTTTACAGCTATAAAAGCATTCCAATACCCAACATTTGTTCAAGGAAGCACAACAATTACTGGCGAACCATATCAAGAAATTCTAAAATTTACTCACATTGCAATTCCACAACATAATGTAATAAATCAAACTAGTGATACTACAATTACTGCAGATGGCATTAATTACACCATATCACCTAACCAAAATCCACCAATTTATACCCAATTTGCAGATTATTCCATAAGTATTCAAAGCTTAGAAAGGTATTTCAACTACGATATCAATCCTAATGATCCTGAGATAAGTGTTGTGCCTGTTGTAGGGAGCACTTTAATTAAAACTAATAATTTAGCTCTAGAAAACAGTGAAAGTATCAAAGTCTCAGATTTAGATCCAAGCATACTTATTTATAGTTTTAAAGGAGGTATTCCTAACACAGATTCAGCAACTAATTTTAAAAGAACTCTCAATTTAAAAATTAGATCTAACGGTATTGATTATCCTGTAATAAACTATAAAACTGAGGGTATTATATTAGGAGGTGTTGCTGATGGAAGTCAAACTTTTGTGACTGCAGGTCCTGAAATTCCTGATTTTGTATTGCGTGATCCTCCAGGATCGTTTAGTTCTGCTAGTATTGAAAAAGGGTCTTCTTTTAGTTTTTTAAGAGAAAATACCTCAAATACGACCATTGGTAATGAAACAAATGCGACTGTATCATTGGGTTTTACATTAAGTGTAGGTGGTGGACTTGCTGGACCAGTGATGGAATCAGAAACGGTTGCTGATACCACCACAGGAATACTAATGCAACAATCTTCATCTAATGGAAAAAGTATAACAAATACCTATACTTTTAACCAAACAATTACTACAAATAGCGATCCAGATTGGATAGGTAGTGACGCTGATTTGTACATAGGAACTTCGGCAAATCAGTTTTACGGTACGTATGATGAATTGGTGGTTTCAAGTACCTCCACTAATTCAACACCTATTAACGTATTGAATGCTTCAGGTGTTTCGATGATTTTACATCCTAAAATTAATAAAGCACTGTATTTTAGTGAATCACCAGAAAAAACTTTGTTTGTATATTCTCAAAGAAATATTTTGAATGATGTGATTCCAAAATATCAAAACTTTATCGATCAAATAGATAATGGAACTTTACTAGAAAATCAAAATGGGGTACTTTCTAGGGAAGCATATGTTTCTTCAATAAATCTTTGGAGAAAAATTATTCTTAACAATGAATTGGTGAAATATCAAGCTTTTAAAAATAGAAATGCTCTTAAAACCTCTTTAGATGACATTGTTGAGAGCTTGAAAGATCCAGAAACTGGAGCACTCTCTGAAACAGCAAAACAACTAAAAGACTTATTGGATGCTACTTTCTATGAAAACATTTCTTTTGATGCTGGTGTAGGCGAATTTACAAAAGGATTTTCTGTAGAACGGTTAACTACTAGCACCCTTTCATATGAATTACAAATAGATAGTTCAGTGGCAGTGGCTATTGGTGCAGATTTTAATGATACAGGGTTTCAAATGGAAACTACAACAAATAATACGGGTAACTCTTCAAATACAAATGAAGATACTTCAGATGAAACAACTACAATAAGTTATACACTAAGTGATACAGATCCTGGGAATATATTTAGTGTCGATGTAATCAATCCTTTTGATGGAAACGGTCCTATTTTTATTACCAAAGCAGGAGAGACATCTTGTCCTTACGAAACAGAAGAGCTTTCTTATTTTTACAACCCAAATCATGAAAATGTAAAAAACCCATCTGCATTAATAATCAATCTTCCAGAATCTGAACGCATTCCATTATCAGTTGCAACGATAGCTATTGAAAGACCCGAGATAACAGTTGCAGATGCTGACGTATCAGATATTTTTGAAGGGCGTAATGCAGAGTTTGTGCTTAATTTAAGAAATACAAGTACCATCAATAAAGACGCAACCTTTATTTTGATGGTAGATCAATCTACCAATCCAGACAATGCGGATATCAATATAGAGCCAAATGGAACTTTAATTACAATCCCTGCAGGGAAGACAGTGTTTTATACAATGACATTAAAAAAAGTAAAACAAGACCAATATGTATATGATAACATTCGTATATTTTTAAAATCTTCTTGCGATGATGATGCAATAGATGAAGTATTTGTATCTGCTAGTTTTGTTCCTGCATGTTCTCCAGTGACTATCATGGAGCCATCTAACAACTGGCTTCTTAATAGAAATGCTGCATTTGATGGAGTAAATACGAAACCATTAAACATTAAATTAGGTGATTACAATACTACTTTTGATAGTTTTGAAAAAATTAATTTAGAATATAGGTTAAAAGGCACACCCAATTGGGCTAGGATAAAAACCTATTACAAAAACCAATCGGATTATGATATTGCATTGAATGGTGGTGATACTGATATTGAACTTATTGTTGGAAATCAGTTAAATTATGCATGGGATATTGCAGGACTTGGTTTGCCAAACGGTACCTATCAACTCCGTGCTCGTTCTTCTTGCTACAATAATACTACTTTTGAGTCAGATATTATTGAGGGGAATGTAGATCTTACAGCTCCTGTAGTTTTTACTACACCAACTCCTAAGGATGGCATATTAAATCTTGGTGACGATATTACCATTAAGTTTAACGAACCAGTAAAAACAAACAGTACTGTTACAAGATTCGAATTTTTAATTCAAAAAAACCAATTACCTGTAGAACATGGTGTATCGTTAGCTTTTAATGGAGAAAGCAATAAAGGTACGATTACCAAGCCAGCCATTGCAAACGGAGATTTTAGTATTGAGTTTTGGTTAAAAAATTCAAATCCAAATGGAACTTCTACATTATTAATGCAAGAAAATGGCTTAAAAATAGAGCTGTTAAATAACGTATTGAGATATACCATTGGTAACGAAAGTATTGAAGCTTTTATAGCTAATGATGATACGTTTAATCATTATGCACTTTCCTATGATAATTCGGGATTAGTATTAAGCATCATAGAAAATGATATTGAAGTGCAATCTCAACAAGTTTCCAACAGATTGCAATATACCAATAGCGAATCAATTGTTATTGGTGGAAATACTTTTAAAGGAAATATACACGACCTTCGTTTTTGGAAAAAATATATATCAAGAGAAGAGGCTGTTGCCAATATGAACACCATTTTAAATGGAAACGAAAAAAGTCTTTTAGGCTATTGGCCAATAAACGAAGGAAATGGAAACATTGCCAATGACTTGGCTCGTTTTAAATCACTAGTAATAACAAACGCAAATTGGGATATAAAGCCAAAAGGAACATCGTATGAATTTGACGGGACTAATTATTTAAATTTTGATAAAGCAAATAAAGTAATTATTTCTGATGAGATGGACGCTACACTTTCTTTTTGGATGAAAACAAATCAAACTACACAAGGTACAGTTTTATCTAATGGTAAAGGAAATACTACCGATCCAATTGAAGCGAATGGATTCCGAAATAAGTGGGCAATTAGCATAAACGCAAATAATAATCTTGAGTTACAAACAGAAGGAAAAACATATTCTTTTGGTAATAAAAACATAAATGATGACACATGGCATCATTTTGCATTAAGTTTAACTAGAAAAGGAACTATAAGAATGTATGTTGATGGGGAACAATTAGGCTCTTTTTCAAGTGCAGAAATTGGTGGTTTCTCTTCAGCTAATTTATTTTTAGGAGCAAGAGGACAAATACAGGCTTCAGGTGAAATTATCATAGATAATTATTTTAATGGATTCGTTGATGAACTTTGTATTTGGAATATGGCTAGAAATGCTGAACAGATAAAAAATGATCAGTTTTTTGAGTTGGATTATGAAAGTACTGGTTTACTCCTATACTCACCGCTTAATAAACCAGAGGTTACAAATTCTTTTGGACCAAAATATTACTATCCATTCAATGCTTTTGAAAAAACAAGTGATTATGCAGTTTCTAACAAATCAATTTCATTTTCAGAAGTTACCCCTGGCATTAAGCCTTTTCGTCCAACAGAATCGATTGTTTTAAATCCTATTTTTAATGGAAGTGAAATTGTACTTGTTCCAGATATTGCAGATTGGGCAAGTATTGAGGGTAAAGTAGCGCACATCAAGGTTTCTAACCTTAATGATTTATCGGATAATAGTCAGCTTTCACCAGTAACATGGACTGCTTTTATCAATAAAAACCCTGTAAAATGGTTTATTGAAGGACAAAGTGGAATTGTTAATTTAATGCAGCGCACCAATGAAAGCATGTCTTTCGAAATTACTTTAATAAATAAAGGTGGAGTAGAACAACCTTACTCTATTGATCTGCCTAACTGGATATCTGTATCTGCAAAATCGGGAAAATTAGCACCAAATACGACACTTATATTAAATGCCACTGTAGACAAAAACTTGGCAATTGGGAGCCATAACGCTGTTTTATCATTAACAACAAATTATGGTTATAATGAACAAATTCATTTAGATTTTAGAGTGCTTGAAAAAGAACCAAATTTATTTTTAGACCCTACCAAATATACAGAGTCTATGAATATTATTGGGAAACTAAAACTTAATGCTGCCTTTACAGATGATTTTTATGATAAAGTTATTGCAGTTGTAAATGGTGAAGTTCGTGGAATTGCTAGTGTTGTATTTGATGATACTTTCAACGAGTATTTTGTTTTTTTAACTATATATAGTAACCAAGTGAGTGGAGAAAATGTAATTTTTTACATTTGGGATGCATCTGAAGGAAAATTAAAAGAAGCAACTTTAAATGATACTCTTTCTATTGCGTTTCTAGCCGATGAAATTATTGGTAGCTATACAAATCCTGCAATATTTAACAATACGCTTGTTACGGGTCAACAATTATTACTAAATCAAGGATGGACATGGGTATCATTTAACGTAAATGATGAACGTTTCAATAGATTAAATAATCTTACTAAAGATTTAGTACTAAATACCGGTAATTTATTTCAATCTTATGCGCCTGCACTTTTAGATGTTTACCAATATGATGAGCTGAATCCATCCGAAAGTAGTTGGAATGGAACTATTTCTAGCAATGGTGGAATAACAAGTGATAAAATGTATAAAATCAAGTTGTCCTCGCCTCAAAATTTTAATATCAAAGGAATACCAGTAGATTTAAAAACATGGTTTTTTGATGTTTCACAAAATTGGAATTGGCTACCTTATGTAGTTTCAAAAAATACACCTATTGGAGAGGCATTAGCTAATTTAAATGCCACTGAGGGTGACTTTATAAAATCTCAATCTCTGTTTGCTTCTTTTAGTAGTAGTGTTGGCTGGAAAGGATCTTTAACTTATTTAAAAGCAGGTGAAGGTTATATGTTAAGATCAAATTCTGCTCAAAGATTTACATATCCTGATTATTTAAATCAAACAAGTGCAAAAAACAGTTTTATCAAATCAAATAAAAAAGGTGACATAGAAGATGATATTTTACCTTATCAATATGCCCAGTTTCCTAATACAATGAGTATCATAGCCAAATTACCAGATGGTTTTGAGAATCTTTACTTTTATAATGACATGGGTCAACTTAAAGGAAACGCAACAACTCAAGATGTTAATGGAAATAACCTTGCCTTTATAACAGTTTATGGTGACAAGCCCGAAAAACTTATCGCGTATATTGGTTCTGGAAACACTAAACAAGTAACTAATAAATTGTTTAGTTTTTCAACAGATGCCATAATGGGAAGTATTTTAGAGCCTATTATAATTGATTTATTGGAGGATAAAATAACCTTGTATCCAAATCCGTTTCAATCAGATTTAGAAATCGCAATTAATGCAGATGAGGTTGGGGTTGCTCAAATAACAATGAATAACATGTTAGGACAATTAGTTTATGAAAATACATTTGATTTAAAATCAGGTCTGAATAATTTGAAAATAAATCCAAACATTGCAAATGCTACCTATATTCTTAGAATCAAAATAGCAGGAGAAACAATGGTTTATAGGATAATTAAAAATTAA
- a CDS encoding tail fiber protein, whose product MKKSYLLLEFITLLLLSISNSGAQTNVTSSGMSIQGIARDDKNEALANIDQLDLTFMVYYLVGSSTSPTEILRSTATVRTDNFGVFSYVLNISMDHYNLISNQSSYLRVSSGSVIFSDEKLQAVPYAIHAQNGVPTGTIVAFIGSVAPSGWLLCDGSAIPNTPFTENLKTLLGANNTPDLRAMFLRGAGNGNGKIGPTLKQVVQDDMKSHLHAVNINTNTTGNHNHTITFSNDDFNGSGGSNKNGLEDDTNGDSRFNRNLTTNTTGNHAHNVNGNTADTGGEETRPINYGVNYIIKI is encoded by the coding sequence ATGAAAAAATCTTACCTACTTTTAGAATTCATCACTCTTTTACTTCTTTCTATTTCCAATTCAGGCGCACAAACTAATGTAACTTCATCTGGAATGTCTATTCAAGGAATTGCTCGTGATGACAAAAATGAAGCGCTAGCAAACATAGATCAATTGGATCTTACATTTATGGTATATTACTTAGTAGGCAGTTCAACCTCACCAACGGAAATTTTACGGAGTACAGCAACAGTAAGAACAGATAATTTTGGGGTATTCTCTTATGTTTTAAATATAAGTATGGATCATTACAATCTTATCAGTAATCAATCTTCGTATTTAAGAGTCAGCTCAGGAAGTGTAATTTTTTCTGATGAAAAATTACAAGCTGTTCCTTATGCAATTCATGCTCAAAATGGGGTACCTACAGGTACTATTGTTGCATTTATTGGTTCAGTAGCACCTTCAGGATGGTTACTTTGTGATGGTTCAGCTATTCCTAACACCCCTTTTACGGAAAATTTAAAAACATTGTTAGGAGCAAATAACACACCCGATCTTAGAGCCATGTTTTTACGCGGTGCTGGAAATGGTAATGGAAAAATAGGTCCTACTTTAAAACAAGTGGTGCAAGATGATATGAAATCGCATTTACATGCTGTAAATATCAATACTAATACAACAGGGAATCATAACCATACAATAACTTTCTCAAATGACGATTTTAATGGTAGTGGAGGTTCTAATAAAAATGGATTAGAAGATGATACCAATGGCGATTCTAGATTTAACCGAAATTTAACGACAAATACAACAGGGAATCATGCTCACAATGTAAATGGCAATACAGCCGATACTGGAGGTGAAGAAACACGCCCAATAAACTACGGAGTTAATTATATTATAAAAATATAA
- a CDS encoding helix-turn-helix domain-containing protein → MIVGLQRFLNGIEVLGYSTNTYSPLKFRMSLAFFIVPIFYLFFYRLIRENNNRWKELLHFFVPISIVLIDIYVDSFKIHYLLYLIFSVSYFFSIVLLLKELVLKNKLSQFEKKNYQTIKTWAILMATITFLLVIYSNYFLFSEFNPHQNLNIFYKFSSLLWLILIVYMFRNPVIIFGEQHLIKKIRENTPQEILIWNAKPLKTIEQKDRKVFDVVFPKIDMILLDIQMLQKNISIISTITLTTKTMAQELKIPKHHLDVIFKYYCHYSVNDFSNLVKINYAVSLIKNGYLKKHTVASLGEESLFKSRYTFSQNFKKFIGVSVSEFITTAP, encoded by the coding sequence TTGATTGTTGGATTGCAGCGGTTTTTAAATGGGATTGAAGTTTTAGGGTATTCAACTAACACCTATAGTCCATTAAAATTTAGAATGAGTTTGGCTTTTTTTATAGTTCCAATCTTTTACTTATTCTTCTACAGACTTATCCGTGAAAATAATAATCGATGGAAAGAATTATTGCATTTTTTTGTCCCAATTTCAATAGTTTTGATTGATATTTATGTGGATTCTTTTAAAATTCATTATTTGCTGTATCTTATTTTCTCTGTCTCTTATTTTTTTTCAATAGTATTGTTACTAAAGGAACTCGTATTAAAAAATAAACTTTCACAATTTGAAAAAAAAAATTACCAAACTATAAAAACATGGGCCATTTTAATGGCTACAATTACTTTTTTACTGGTAATTTATTCCAATTATTTTTTATTTAGTGAATTTAATCCTCATCAAAATTTAAATATTTTCTATAAATTTTCCTCTTTATTATGGCTTATCCTTATTGTTTATATGTTTAGAAACCCTGTCATAATTTTTGGAGAGCAGCATTTAATAAAAAAAATACGAGAAAACACACCTCAAGAAATTTTGATTTGGAACGCAAAACCTTTAAAAACCATTGAGCAAAAAGACAGAAAAGTATTTGATGTTGTTTTTCCCAAAATTGATATGATTTTACTTGATATTCAAATGCTTCAAAAAAATATCTCCATAATTTCAACAATAACGTTGACAACCAAAACAATGGCTCAAGAATTAAAAATTCCTAAACATCATTTGGATGTCATTTTTAAATACTACTGTCATTACTCTGTGAATGATTTTAGTAACCTCGTTAAAATTAATTATGCAGTATCATTGATAAAAAATGGCTATTTAAAAAAACATACTGTAGCCTCACTTGGAGAAGAAAGTTTGTTTAAATCTCGATATACTTTTTCTCAAAATTTTAAAAAATTTATAGGTGTATCTGTGAGTGAATTTATTACGACAGCTCCCTAA